A single region of the Solwaraspora sp. WMMD791 genome encodes:
- a CDS encoding ferredoxin has product MTTPAEIRATDAPGAPTDAHLQVWVDQDLCTGDGLCVQYARDVFEFDIDGLAYVKDGEGQLQVAEGARVAVPAHLRLDVIDAAKDCPGECIHVVRADDQVEVAGPAADG; this is encoded by the coding sequence GTGACGACCCCGGCCGAGATCCGGGCCACCGACGCACCGGGGGCACCGACCGACGCACACCTGCAGGTCTGGGTCGACCAGGACCTCTGCACCGGCGACGGGCTCTGCGTGCAGTACGCCCGGGACGTGTTCGAGTTCGACATCGACGGGCTCGCCTACGTCAAGGACGGCGAGGGGCAGCTGCAGGTCGCCGAGGGCGCCCGGGTCGCCGTACCGGCGCACCTGCGGCTGGACGTCATCGACGCGGCCAAGGACTGCCCCGGTGAGTGCATCCACGTGGTGCGGGCCGACGACCAGGTCGAGGTCGCCGGTCCGGCGGCTGACGGCTGA
- a CDS encoding tRNA (adenine-N1)-methyltransferase, with product MATGAVSTTPVSARRGPFQPGDRVQLTDPKGRMHTITLSPGRSFHTHRGIVAHDDLIGLPDGSVVTSAGGTAYLALRPLLADYVLGMPRGAQVIYPKDAAQIVAMGDVFPGARVLEAGAGSGALSCSLLRAVGVDGEVHSYEMRPDFADIARANVEGFFGGPHPAWRLHVGDVATCREVGFDRIILDMLSPWELVDLVSAALVPGGVFIGYVATTPQVSELVEALREVGGFTEPRAWESLVRDWHVDGLAVRPDHRMIGHTAFLVSARRLAPGVTAPPRRRKPSKGAEAYALRRQDRPAAPRPAVTGTDVVGEPTGAEPE from the coding sequence GTGGCAACCGGCGCTGTCTCCACCACTCCGGTCTCCGCCCGGCGTGGCCCGTTCCAACCCGGTGACCGGGTGCAGCTGACCGACCCGAAGGGCCGGATGCACACGATCACCCTGAGTCCGGGCCGGTCCTTCCACACCCATCGGGGCATCGTGGCGCACGACGACCTGATCGGTCTGCCGGACGGCAGTGTGGTGACGTCGGCGGGCGGCACCGCCTACCTGGCTCTGCGGCCGTTGCTGGCCGACTACGTGCTGGGGATGCCGCGCGGGGCGCAGGTGATCTACCCGAAGGACGCCGCGCAGATCGTGGCGATGGGTGACGTGTTCCCGGGCGCGCGGGTGCTGGAGGCCGGCGCCGGGTCCGGCGCGTTGTCCTGTTCGTTGCTGCGGGCCGTCGGCGTCGACGGCGAGGTGCACTCGTACGAGATGCGACCGGACTTCGCCGACATCGCCCGGGCCAACGTCGAGGGGTTCTTCGGCGGCCCGCATCCGGCGTGGCGGTTGCACGTCGGGGACGTGGCGACCTGCCGGGAGGTCGGCTTCGACCGGATCATCCTGGACATGCTCAGTCCCTGGGAGCTCGTGGACCTGGTGTCCGCCGCACTGGTGCCCGGCGGGGTGTTCATCGGTTACGTCGCGACGACACCGCAGGTCAGTGAGCTGGTCGAGGCGTTGCGTGAGGTGGGCGGGTTCACCGAACCCCGGGCCTGGGAGTCGCTGGTGCGCGACTGGCACGTCGACGGGCTCGCGGTACGCCCGGACCACCGGATGATCGGGCACACCGCGTTCCTGGTGTCGGCCCGGCGGCTGGCCCCCGGGGTGACCGCGCCACCGCGGCGGCGCAAGCCGAGCAAGGGCGCCGAGGCGTACGCGCTGCGCCGGCAGGACCGCCCGGCGGCCCCACGGCCGGCGGTGACCGGGACCGACGTGGTCGGGGAGCCGACCGGGGCGGAGCCGGAGTGA
- a CDS encoding M50 family metallopeptidase has translation MEDTAQRPDRRPDRRPGLSLGRVLGFPVYLNASVLLLAVLVTVVYGEFVRTQLDVPPPVRYAVGLGFVVCLLGSVLLHELGHALTARRYGIGVRGITLEMLGGYTEMDRDAPTPRVDLLVSLAGPAVSLLLGLVAVVVTVLLPDRTLIDQLAFQLAVANLLVAAFNALPGLPLDGGRALRAAVWAMTRDRHVGTEAAGWVGRLVAAVTALVVVMLTVTGLLSPFGLIFMLLVSFTLWQGAGQSIRVARIGRRFPLVDLAALARPIFAVPSGTSLAEAERRGAEASGSGPAGVADRGMPAVGVVDAAGRLVALVDRTAAAAVPEPRRPWVAVDTVARGVDGLPRIPVGLDGEQVVRTVQERPGAQYLVTRDDEVIGVLQVADLAQLLEPSRKMNP, from the coding sequence ATGGAGGACACCGCGCAGCGTCCTGACCGCCGTCCTGACCGGCGGCCGGGGCTCAGCCTCGGCCGGGTACTGGGGTTTCCGGTCTACCTCAACGCGTCGGTGCTGCTGCTCGCGGTCCTGGTCACCGTCGTGTACGGCGAGTTCGTCCGCACCCAGCTCGACGTGCCGCCGCCGGTGCGGTACGCCGTGGGTCTGGGTTTCGTGGTCTGCCTGCTCGGCTCGGTGCTGCTGCACGAGTTGGGGCACGCGTTGACGGCGCGTCGGTACGGCATCGGGGTGCGCGGCATCACCCTGGAGATGCTCGGCGGGTACACCGAGATGGACCGGGACGCGCCGACACCGAGGGTGGACCTGCTGGTGTCGCTGGCCGGTCCGGCGGTGTCGTTGCTGCTGGGCCTGGTGGCGGTGGTGGTCACCGTACTGCTGCCCGACCGTACCCTGATCGACCAGCTGGCGTTCCAGCTGGCGGTGGCGAACCTGCTGGTGGCCGCGTTCAACGCGCTGCCCGGGCTGCCTCTCGACGGCGGCCGGGCGCTGCGGGCGGCGGTCTGGGCGATGACCCGGGACCGGCACGTCGGCACCGAAGCGGCCGGCTGGGTGGGCCGGCTGGTGGCGGCGGTGACCGCCCTGGTGGTGGTGATGTTGACCGTGACGGGCCTGCTGTCGCCATTCGGACTGATCTTCATGCTGCTGGTGTCGTTCACCCTCTGGCAGGGTGCCGGGCAGTCGATCCGGGTGGCCCGGATCGGCCGCCGGTTCCCGCTGGTCGACCTGGCGGCGTTGGCCCGTCCGATCTTCGCGGTGCCCAGCGGGACCTCGCTGGCCGAGGCCGAGCGTCGTGGCGCCGAGGCGTCCGGGTCGGGCCCGGCCGGCGTGGCGGATCGCGGCATGCCGGCGGTGGGGGTGGTGGACGCGGCCGGCCGGCTCGTGGCGTTGGTCGACCGGACGGCGGCGGCCGCGGTGCCCGAGCCGCGCCGACCGTGGGTGGCGGTCGACACGGTGGCCCGCGGCGTCGACGGGTTGCCCCGGATCCCCGTCGGTCTCGACGGTGAGCAGGTGGTCCGTACCGTTCAGGAACGTCCGGGCGCGCAGTATCTGGTGACCCGGGACGATGAGGTGATCGGCGTCCTGCAGGTCGCCGATCTCGCCCAGTTGTTGGAGCCGAGCCGAAAGATGAATCCGTGA
- a CDS encoding PD-(D/E)XK nuclease family protein, whose amino-acid sequence MTAETVRRTTIGADGAPEVEHPRHATLSPSRAADFKTCPLLYRFRSIDRLPERPTADQARGTLVHAVLERLFDLPAPDRTPQAAADLVAPQWQRLLAEDPALAGVLADPTTTGATSDDTDTPGDGNHAVDRQQETFLAAARRLLDGYFTVEDPRRLEPAERETLVNAVVDDELLIRGYIDRLDVSPSGDLRVVDYKTGGAPREAFESRALFQLKFYALVLWRTRGVVPRVLRLVYLRDAEICDYTPDAEELLRFERTVVALWRAILQATRSGDFRPKPSRLCDWCSYQAYCPSYGGTPPPYPDPGVPSGPPSGPEAVSS is encoded by the coding sequence ATGACAGCGGAAACGGTACGGCGCACGACGATCGGCGCGGACGGTGCACCCGAGGTCGAACATCCCCGGCACGCCACCCTCTCGCCGTCGCGGGCCGCCGACTTCAAGACCTGTCCGCTGCTGTACCGCTTCCGCAGCATCGACCGGCTGCCCGAACGGCCCACCGCCGACCAGGCCCGCGGCACGCTGGTGCACGCGGTGCTGGAGCGGCTGTTCGACCTGCCCGCGCCGGACCGGACCCCGCAGGCCGCCGCCGATCTGGTGGCACCGCAGTGGCAACGGCTGCTCGCCGAGGATCCGGCGCTGGCCGGTGTCCTCGCCGACCCGACCACGACCGGCGCGACCAGCGACGACACGGACACACCCGGCGACGGAAACCACGCCGTCGACCGCCAGCAGGAGACGTTCCTCGCCGCCGCCCGGCGACTGCTGGACGGGTACTTCACCGTCGAGGATCCCCGCCGGCTGGAGCCGGCCGAGCGGGAGACCCTGGTCAACGCCGTGGTCGACGACGAGTTGCTGATCCGGGGCTACATCGACCGGCTCGACGTCTCGCCCAGCGGCGACCTGCGGGTGGTCGACTACAAGACCGGCGGCGCGCCTCGCGAGGCGTTCGAGTCCCGGGCGCTGTTCCAGTTGAAGTTCTACGCGCTGGTGCTGTGGCGCACCCGGGGGGTGGTCCCCCGGGTGCTGCGGCTGGTGTACCTGCGCGACGCCGAAATCTGCGACTACACGCCGGACGCCGAGGAACTGCTGCGGTTCGAACGCACGGTCGTGGCGCTGTGGCGGGCGATCCTGCAGGCGACCCGCAGCGGTGACTTCCGACCCAAACCCAGCCGGCTCTGCGACTGGTGCAGCTACCAGGCGTACTGCCCGTCGTACGGCGGTACCCCGCCGCCGTACCCCGACCCGGGTGTGCCGAGCGGGCCGCCCTCCGGACCGGAGGCCGTCTCCTCCTGA
- a CDS encoding sensor histidine kinase: protein MPPATSGTPVVRTAAYRWWHRARAAGPAEPVAGLLTRDGLLAAAVVLVDLALTAIGPPEIDAGLGWPAIVGWGMLAAVPIAARRVLVWPAIVVSAATLAIPLATDHQPASIGLGLMIMTYTAACWLPLRGAVIATTILWLPVVTANALLPPDAETPNLSWPYLMFINGLTALVSFFIGRAVHARRASTLALTERARVAEANQRVAAEQAVADERRRIARELHDVVAHHVSVMGVLATGARRVLHRDPDAADEALGTIAETSRSTLREMRRLLDVLRTDAEPAGAELAPQPGLSGIQSLVEQVREAGLPVTLRVDGVPGDLDPGVTLTLYRIVQEALTNALKHAGTPATAEVRLSFGIYWLIVEVFDTGRGPAPDRTRLGHGLVGMRERVALYGGTLRTGPRPGGGFRIYAKLPMEQLGAANREGAP from the coding sequence ATGCCACCCGCCACGTCCGGTACACCCGTCGTCCGCACGGCGGCGTACCGCTGGTGGCACCGCGCGCGGGCGGCGGGTCCGGCCGAACCCGTCGCCGGGCTGCTGACCCGCGACGGGCTGCTGGCGGCGGCGGTGGTCCTGGTCGACCTGGCGCTCACCGCGATCGGTCCACCGGAGATCGACGCCGGCCTCGGCTGGCCGGCGATCGTCGGCTGGGGCATGCTGGCCGCGGTGCCGATCGCGGCCCGCCGGGTGCTCGTCTGGCCGGCGATCGTGGTCAGCGCCGCGACCCTGGCGATTCCATTGGCCACCGACCACCAGCCCGCCAGCATCGGGCTCGGGCTGATGATCATGACCTACACGGCGGCGTGCTGGCTGCCGCTGCGCGGTGCCGTGATCGCCACGACCATACTGTGGCTGCCGGTCGTGACGGCCAACGCCCTGCTGCCACCGGACGCGGAGACACCCAATCTGTCCTGGCCGTACCTGATGTTCATCAACGGGCTCACCGCGCTGGTCAGCTTCTTCATCGGGCGTGCGGTGCATGCCCGGCGCGCCTCGACGCTGGCGCTGACCGAACGCGCCAGGGTCGCCGAGGCCAACCAGCGAGTCGCCGCCGAGCAGGCCGTCGCCGACGAGCGGCGGCGCATCGCCCGCGAACTGCACGACGTGGTGGCGCACCACGTCAGTGTGATGGGGGTGCTCGCCACCGGGGCGCGACGGGTGCTGCACCGCGATCCTGACGCCGCCGACGAGGCGCTCGGCACGATCGCCGAGACCAGCCGCAGCACTCTGCGGGAGATGCGCAGACTGCTCGACGTCCTGCGTACCGACGCCGAACCGGCCGGTGCCGAGCTGGCACCCCAGCCGGGGCTCAGTGGCATCCAGTCGCTGGTCGAACAGGTACGCGAGGCGGGCCTGCCGGTGACGTTGCGGGTCGACGGGGTACCCGGCGACCTCGATCCAGGTGTGACGTTGACGCTCTACCGGATCGTGCAGGAGGCGCTCACCAACGCCCTGAAACACGCCGGAACCCCGGCGACCGCCGAGGTGCGGCTCAGCTTCGGCATCTACTGGCTGATCGTCGAGGTGTTCGACACCGGTCGGGGCCCCGCACCGGACCGGACCCGGCTGGGACACGGTCTGGTCGGTATGCGCGAGCGGGTTGCCCTGTACGGTGGCACGCTGCGGACCGGTCCCCGACCCGGCGGCGGCTTCCGCATCTACGCCAAGCTGCCGATGGAGCAGTTGGGCGCGGCGAATCGAGAAGGAGCACCGTGA
- a CDS encoding response regulator transcription factor, which yields MSEPASVAQSAARPVRILLADDQPLLRTGFRMVLGAEDDLDIVGEAGDGAEAVDLARRLLPDVVLMDIRMPRMDGVAATRAIVDARLPVRVLILTTFDLDEYVVGALRAGASGFLAKDVPAEDLVAAIRTVAVGEAVVAPRILRRLLDKFALALPDPDAAPPKTVDVLTEREREVLVQMAKGLSNAEIAAALSVSETTIKTHVGHVLTKLGLRDRVQAVVLAYESGLVRPGL from the coding sequence GTGAGCGAGCCCGCATCCGTCGCGCAGTCCGCCGCCCGTCCGGTCCGAATCCTGCTCGCCGACGACCAGCCGCTGCTGCGTACCGGGTTCCGGATGGTGCTCGGCGCGGAGGACGACCTCGACATCGTGGGTGAGGCCGGGGACGGCGCGGAAGCCGTGGACCTGGCCCGGCGGTTGCTGCCCGACGTGGTGCTGATGGACATCCGGATGCCCCGGATGGACGGGGTGGCCGCCACCCGGGCGATCGTCGACGCCCGGCTGCCGGTCCGGGTGCTCATCCTGACCACGTTCGACCTCGACGAGTACGTGGTCGGTGCGCTGCGGGCCGGCGCCAGCGGGTTCCTCGCCAAGGACGTGCCCGCCGAGGACCTGGTGGCCGCGATCCGTACGGTGGCCGTCGGCGAAGCCGTCGTCGCCCCCCGGATCCTCCGCCGGCTGCTGGACAAGTTCGCGCTCGCCCTGCCCGACCCGGACGCGGCACCGCCGAAGACCGTCGACGTGCTGACCGAACGGGAACGGGAGGTGCTCGTCCAGATGGCCAAGGGGCTGTCCAACGCCGAGATCGCCGCCGCGCTGTCGGTCAGTGAGACCACGATCAAGACCCACGTCGGGCATGTGCTGACCAAACTCGGGCTCCGCGACCGGGTGCAGGCCGTCGTGCTGGCGTACGAGTCCGGGCTGGTCCGGCCCGGACTCTGA
- a CDS encoding ABC transporter ATP-binding protein: MIDMTTATGPAARATDVWKVYGTGEAQVIALHGVSIDLEAGHFTAIMGPSGSGKSTLMHCLAGLDSVTRGTITIGDTTVTGLNDNGLTRLRRDKVGFIFQQFNLLPTLTAQENILLPLSIAGRKPDPAWYDTVIDTVGLRDRLHHRPTQLSGGQQQRVACARALVARPDVVFADEPTGNLDSRAGADVLGFLRNSVRDHGQTIVMVTHDPVAASYADRVVFLADGRIVSELTAPTAEAVLDRLKNLDVTVPAGQEHV, from the coding sequence ATGATCGACATGACGACAGCGACGGGTCCCGCGGCCCGGGCGACGGACGTGTGGAAGGTGTACGGCACGGGCGAGGCACAGGTCATCGCCCTGCACGGGGTCAGCATCGACCTCGAGGCCGGCCACTTCACCGCGATCATGGGCCCCTCCGGCTCCGGCAAGTCCACCCTCATGCACTGCCTCGCCGGACTCGATTCCGTCACCCGCGGCACCATCACCATCGGCGACACCACGGTCACCGGCCTGAACGACAACGGCCTCACCCGCCTGCGCCGCGACAAGGTCGGCTTCATCTTCCAGCAGTTCAACCTGCTGCCCACCCTGACCGCGCAGGAGAACATCCTGCTCCCCCTGTCCATCGCCGGGCGCAAACCCGACCCCGCCTGGTACGACACGGTGATCGACACCGTCGGCCTGCGTGACCGCCTGCACCACCGGCCCACCCAGCTGTCCGGCGGACAACAGCAACGCGTCGCCTGCGCCCGCGCGCTGGTCGCCCGACCCGACGTCGTCTTCGCCGACGAGCCCACCGGCAACCTCGACTCCCGCGCCGGCGCCGACGTCCTGGGTTTCCTGCGCAACTCGGTACGCGATCACGGCCAGACCATCGTGATGGTCACCCACGACCCCGTCGCCGCCTCCTACGCCGACCGTGTCGTCTTCCTCGCCGACGGCCGGATCGTCTCCGAGCTGACCGCGCCGACCGCCGAGGCGGTCCTCGACCGGCTGAAGAACCTCGACGTCACCGTGCCCGCCGGGCAGGAGCACGTCTGA
- a CDS encoding ABC transporter permease, with translation MLRATLKSLLSRKLRLVLSGVAIILGVLFVSSATVLTDSLSDRFERLFQTVNADVAVQVQAADPASQQAQPPLLTEADLDRLAAVPGVASVTGDASATGVIPFRAADDKAVPSQAPQLGIGLADTGDDDALLQVAQGRAPAADDEVALTRLTADQAGVTVGDRLRVYVSSTYETSEYEVVGLLEYSGGRATLGGETLVAFTVAHAQQLFYGETGVFGAAQLTADDGIADDELKRLVAAEVPAGFEAVTGAEVADEQASQFTQLLTFVNWFFLGFALIALLVGMFLIFNTFNILVAQRSRELALLRALGASWTQVTSTVLIEALVVGLIASTLGLAAGVGVAAGLQYVAVSALSLPAGGLIVSPTAVLASYLVGVLMTVVAALVPAVRASSVPPIAAMRDVVRPDRSLTGLTVTGAVVTAVGAVGLALGLAGVPGVTVIALGGGVLLSMIGVALLSPALTRPIAGTVGRLVSWGTASGLGRRNTLRNPRRTAVTAAALMIGVTLVSTIAVIGASLKATTTDLVENGLGAEIIILTNGQQLPTGREGFDPQRLDEVAALDGVTGTLAYHFVLLTADGRPNQIISATDLSQAGSMFAFEIEQGRLDAADDEAVVDTNTAQTNGWALGDEVVVDMPRGGERSYEIVGIYRTALTAGLILPQSQVQYFAGPLAYQGFVATAPDADVARIVTQTEELMADYPLVTVGDRSSFVQQQNQLVDILLSIFYVLLALAVLVAFIGIINTLVLSIYERTRELGLLRAVGMSRRQVRRMVRVESLLMAVFGCLLGVGLGVALGLSASYAMRSQDVLSVVSVPYGQLAGFVVAAALAGVVAAWWPAWRASRLNVLQAIAYE, from the coding sequence ATGCTGCGCGCCACGCTGAAGAGTCTGCTCTCGCGCAAGCTGCGACTGGTGCTGTCCGGGGTGGCGATCATCCTCGGAGTGCTGTTCGTGTCGAGCGCCACCGTCCTCACCGACAGCCTCAGTGACCGCTTCGAGCGGCTGTTCCAGACGGTCAACGCCGACGTCGCCGTCCAGGTACAGGCCGCCGACCCGGCCAGTCAGCAGGCGCAACCACCGCTACTGACCGAGGCGGACCTCGACCGTCTCGCCGCCGTGCCCGGCGTGGCCTCGGTCACCGGCGACGCCAGCGCCACCGGGGTGATCCCGTTCCGGGCCGCTGACGACAAGGCGGTGCCGAGCCAGGCCCCGCAGCTGGGCATCGGGCTGGCCGACACCGGCGACGACGACGCGCTGCTGCAGGTCGCCCAGGGGCGGGCCCCGGCCGCCGACGACGAGGTCGCGCTCACCAGGCTGACCGCCGACCAGGCCGGCGTCACCGTCGGCGACCGGCTGCGTGTCTACGTCTCCAGCACCTACGAGACCAGCGAGTACGAGGTGGTCGGTCTGCTGGAGTACAGCGGCGGACGGGCCACCCTCGGCGGGGAGACCCTGGTCGCCTTCACCGTGGCGCACGCCCAGCAGCTGTTCTACGGCGAGACCGGGGTGTTCGGTGCCGCGCAGCTGACCGCCGACGACGGCATCGCCGACGACGAGCTCAAACGCCTGGTCGCAGCAGAGGTGCCGGCCGGATTCGAAGCGGTGACCGGCGCGGAAGTCGCCGACGAGCAGGCCTCCCAGTTCACCCAGCTGCTGACCTTCGTGAACTGGTTCTTCCTCGGGTTCGCGCTGATCGCCCTGCTGGTCGGTATGTTCCTGATCTTCAACACGTTCAACATCCTGGTCGCCCAGCGGTCCCGTGAGCTGGCTCTGCTGCGGGCCCTCGGCGCCAGCTGGACCCAGGTGACCTCCACGGTGCTGATCGAGGCGCTGGTCGTCGGGCTGATCGCGTCCACCCTCGGGCTCGCCGCCGGCGTCGGTGTCGCCGCCGGGCTGCAGTACGTGGCGGTCAGCGCCCTGTCACTGCCCGCCGGCGGCCTGATCGTCTCGCCGACGGCGGTACTCGCCTCGTACCTGGTCGGCGTCCTGATGACCGTGGTCGCGGCGTTGGTGCCGGCGGTCCGCGCCTCGTCGGTGCCGCCGATCGCGGCGATGCGCGACGTGGTACGCCCGGACCGGTCGTTGACCGGGCTCACCGTCACCGGCGCGGTCGTCACCGCCGTCGGCGCCGTCGGACTCGCCCTCGGACTCGCCGGCGTACCCGGAGTGACCGTCATCGCCCTCGGCGGCGGCGTCCTACTGTCGATGATCGGTGTGGCACTGCTGTCCCCCGCCCTGACCCGACCGATCGCTGGCACCGTCGGGCGTCTGGTCAGCTGGGGTACGGCCAGCGGTCTCGGGCGGCGCAACACGTTGCGCAACCCGCGCCGCACCGCGGTCACCGCCGCCGCGCTCATGATCGGTGTGACCCTGGTCAGCACGATCGCCGTGATCGGCGCGTCGCTGAAGGCCACCACCACGGACCTGGTCGAGAACGGGCTCGGCGCCGAGATCATCATCCTGACCAACGGTCAACAGCTGCCAACCGGACGGGAAGGTTTCGATCCGCAACGGCTCGACGAGGTCGCCGCGCTCGACGGGGTGACCGGCACCCTGGCCTACCACTTCGTGCTGCTCACCGCCGACGGGCGGCCGAACCAGATCATCTCCGCCACCGACCTGTCCCAGGCCGGTTCGATGTTCGCCTTCGAGATCGAGCAGGGTCGCCTCGACGCCGCCGACGACGAGGCGGTGGTGGACACCAACACCGCGCAGACCAACGGTTGGGCACTCGGCGACGAGGTGGTCGTCGACATGCCGCGCGGCGGCGAACGCTCCTATGAGATCGTCGGGATCTACCGCACCGCCCTGACCGCCGGCCTGATCCTGCCGCAGTCGCAGGTGCAGTACTTCGCCGGGCCGCTGGCATACCAGGGATTCGTGGCCACCGCACCGGACGCCGACGTCGCACGGATCGTCACCCAGACCGAGGAGCTGATGGCCGACTACCCGCTGGTGACCGTCGGGGACCGGTCGAGTTTCGTGCAGCAACAGAACCAGTTGGTCGACATCCTGCTCAGCATCTTCTACGTCCTGCTGGCCCTGGCCGTCCTGGTGGCGTTCATCGGAATCATCAACACGCTCGTCCTGAGCATCTACGAACGGACCCGCGAGCTGGGCCTGCTCCGCGCGGTGGGGATGAGCCGGCGGCAGGTCCGTCGGATGGTCCGCGTCGAGTCACTACTGATGGCGGTCTTCGGCTGCCTGCTCGGCGTCGGACTGGGCGTCGCGCTCGGCCTGTCCGCCTCGTACGCCATGCGCAGCCAGGACGTACTGTCCGTGGTGAGCGTCCCGTACGGGCAGCTGGCCGGATTCGTGGTGGCCGCCGCCCTGGCCGGGGTGGTCGCCGCCTGGTGGCCGGCCTGGCGGGCGTCACGGCTCAACGTGCTGCAGGCCATCGCCTACGAGTGA
- a CDS encoding HAD family phosphatase, which translates to MLFDMDGTLIDSEKLWDVALAELAVHYGGRLSDEARLAMVGSDMATTMRLLHDDIGQPERDPQVGAAWLTHRVAALFAAGVQWRPGAADLLRAVRAAGLPTALVTSTERALVEVALHTLGRANFDVVVCGDEVTATKPDPAPYLSAAAALGVPARRCLAVEDSPAGVASARAAGAAVLVVPADVSFAVAADVRVVDSLVGITVADLAAVFSGAWAVPRAEVG; encoded by the coding sequence GTGCTGTTCGACATGGACGGCACGCTGATCGACAGCGAGAAACTGTGGGACGTGGCGTTGGCCGAGTTGGCCGTGCACTACGGTGGCCGGCTGTCCGACGAGGCGCGACTGGCGATGGTCGGGTCGGACATGGCCACGACGATGCGGCTGTTGCACGACGACATCGGTCAGCCGGAGCGGGATCCGCAGGTCGGTGCCGCCTGGTTGACGCACCGGGTGGCCGCCCTGTTCGCCGCCGGGGTCCAGTGGCGGCCAGGTGCGGCCGACCTGCTGCGGGCGGTACGCGCTGCCGGCCTGCCCACCGCGTTGGTGACCTCCACCGAGCGTGCCCTGGTGGAGGTGGCGCTGCACACGTTGGGGCGGGCCAACTTCGACGTCGTCGTCTGTGGTGACGAGGTGACCGCGACCAAGCCCGATCCGGCACCGTACCTGTCCGCGGCGGCCGCGCTCGGCGTCCCGGCGAGGCGGTGTCTGGCGGTCGAGGATTCGCCGGCGGGTGTCGCCAGCGCCCGTGCCGCCGGCGCGGCGGTGCTCGTCGTGCCGGCGGACGTGTCGTTCGCGGTCGCCGCCGATGTCCGGGTCGTCGACAGTCTCGTCGGGATCACCGTGGCGGACCTGGCCGCGGTGTTCTCCGGTGCCTGGGCCGTGCCACGGGCCGAGGTGGGCTGA
- a CDS encoding neutral zinc metallopeptidase — protein MEQPDGRTWSRTRVAALCAALVAAAACAVAPLPDGRSGEGNQPAVPGGEPTGDDGLLEGTDTVEEFEQDIAGAEALADRYWQQRFAGFGAAFRPIGQTIAYYRDGELSCGEQLIPRNNAVYCLTTASEFIAYDANWAYSVFQAVGDSFLFYLIGHEYAHGIQVRLELDYSFSIQRELAADCLAGAYLGDSVRDGTLQLDDGDLDEFQRGLEAVADDPDQPWFEEGSHGTAEQRIAAFFKGYDGSLAGCDLS, from the coding sequence ATGGAGCAGCCCGACGGGCGTACCTGGAGTCGTACCCGGGTGGCGGCGCTGTGTGCCGCCCTCGTCGCGGCGGCGGCCTGCGCGGTTGCGCCCCTGCCGGACGGTCGGTCGGGGGAGGGGAACCAGCCGGCGGTGCCCGGTGGGGAACCGACTGGCGACGACGGTCTGCTGGAGGGTACGGACACGGTCGAGGAGTTCGAGCAGGACATCGCGGGTGCCGAGGCGCTCGCCGACCGGTACTGGCAGCAGCGGTTCGCCGGGTTCGGCGCCGCGTTCCGGCCGATCGGGCAGACCATCGCCTACTACCGCGACGGTGAGCTGTCCTGTGGCGAACAGTTGATTCCGCGCAACAACGCGGTCTACTGCCTCACCACCGCGTCGGAATTCATCGCCTACGACGCCAACTGGGCGTACTCGGTGTTCCAGGCGGTAGGCGACTCGTTCCTGTTCTATCTGATCGGTCACGAGTACGCCCACGGTATCCAGGTCAGGCTGGAGCTGGACTACTCGTTCAGCATCCAGCGGGAGCTCGCGGCGGACTGTCTGGCCGGGGCGTACCTGGGCGACTCGGTGCGCGACGGCACCCTGCAGCTCGACGACGGCGATCTGGACGAGTTTCAACGCGGGCTGGAGGCCGTCGCCGACGACCCGGACCAACCCTGGTTCGAGGAGGGCTCGCACGGCACCGCGGAGCAGCGGATCGCGGCCTTCTTCAAAGGTTACGACGGCTCACTCGCCGGTTGCGATCTGAGCTGA